The Ectothiorhodospiraceae bacterium BW-2 nucleotide sequence GGAGGAGGGGATAGCACAGACCCTCGACTACAGTGATAAGTGTGGCGCGGAGGAGAGCCATTTGGTGATTTTTGACCGCGATGCGACCACCTCGTGGGAGGAGAAGATTTGGCACTGGCCGTGCCGTTTGGTGAGTGTGTGGGGCTGTTAGCGGTAGATGGAGCTGAGTCAGTAGCGGAGGTGAACGATGCGGTTTACTCGCCTAGTTGCTCCGGCAGTCATGTTTGTCGATGATAGGGGTGGGTGATGAATCGGTGGTGGCTAGTTTCGGCGCGGGCTTTGATCAACACTGTGGAGAGCACCCAACAATGAATATTCGACAACGCAGTCGTGGTTTACTGCTCGGCCTCGCGGTCGGCGATGCCTTGGGACTGCCAGCGGAAGGTTTGACGGCGCGGCGGATTCGCAAGCACTGCGGCGGGCCGTGGCGGCACCGTTTCCTGTTCGGTCACGGTATGGGTAGCGACGATACCGAACACGCCAGTTTCGTCGCCCAGTCCTTGCTGGTCTGCGGCGCTGACGCACACGCTTTTGCCCATCGGCTGGGTTGGTGTCTGCGTGGCTGGTTCATCGGCTTGCCGGCCGGCATCGGCTTGGCGACGCTACGCGCCTGCCTCAAGCTGTGGCTGGGTTTTCCGCCTGCGCGCAGTGGCGTGTTTTCCGCCGGTAATGGCCCGGCGATGCGCGTCGCGCCCATTGGCCTGCGCTTCGCCCATGAACCCGACCAACTCGACGCCTGCGTTGCCGCGTCTACTCGTCTCACCCACACCGACCCCAAAGCCATGACCGGTGCGCTGGCGATTGCCCGCCTTAGCGCTTGGATTGTACGGGAGGATTTGCAAGCGCGTCCGGCGGCGACGGATTTTCTTGCGCTATTGCATGGCTGCGGTGACGACGCCGACTGGCAACGCTGCGTCAGCGCGATTGATGAGGGGCTGCAAAACCATCTCAGCGTCGCCGAATTCGCTGCCAGTCTCGGTTTGCACACCGGCGTCAGCGGCTACATGTATCACACCGTGCCGGTTGCCGTGTATGCTTGGTATCTGCACTATGGCGATTTTGCGCTGAGCTTGGAAAGCGTGCTCAATTGCGGCGGCGATACCGACACCGTCGGCGCGATTGTCGGCGCGCTAGCAGGCGCGGTAACGGGCGAGGCCGGTATTCCCGCGCCGTGGCGCGACGGTTTATGGGACTGGCCGCGTGGCGTAGCGTTTTTAACCCAACTCGCCGACGCCCTAGCTGATGTGGCGACAACGCGGCAGACACGGCCTGCGGTGCGCTATGTCTGGCCGGCGCTGCTAGTTCGCAACGCCGTGTTTATGGTGATTGTGCTGGCGCATGGGTTTTATCGGCTTATTCCATAAATATATCAATATATTCTGTTATTCTTCTTGATAAGCCAGCCTGATTCGATAATGATTCTGCTATGTCACATCAGCGTAATGAAGCTCGGGTGGGTCTGATTTAGTATCGCTGCCTGATCCTCTTTATGGCGAGACCTTCTGGAGATAGCGCTCTAGCGCCTTAGGATCGTAACCGGATCAAGACTCCTGTGTGGGACGGGAACTATTTGCTGGTTAAATTATATACCCCATCCCACCCCTCTTCAGGGGGATTTTGCAAGAAAGTGTGACAGCGCTCCTGCATCAGTTGACTATAGGCGGGCAGAGGGAGCTGCTGGTAGGCCTCAATCGCCGCCTGCCACTGCTGTTCTAGGTAGAGTTTAAAGCAGAGGTGGGAGTGGGTTGCGATCGCCGTGGCTCGATTTAGGGTCTCGCTATCGCTGTCGGGAGGACAGAGTGGGGCGAAGATCATAATCGGGTGCGCTTTCCCCTTAACTCTTACCATATCGATAACGGCGCAGGGGATAAAGCAGCTCAGTGCAAGATAGGTGGTCTCAGAGATAATAATGCGGCAGTGATAGGGCTTGGTTAGCCCCTCTAGGCGGGAGGCGAGATTAACGCTATCGCCAATAATGGTGTAGTCGAGCTTATGTTCCGAGCCGATATTACCCAAAATCGCTTCACCAGTATGGATCCCCATGCCGACATCGATAGTCGGCAGCCCCTTATCAAGCAGCGTCTGGTTCACCTGAATGAGCGCCTGCTCCATCTTTAGCGCCGCGCTAACGCACTCGGTAGCGTGGTGCTCAATCTGTAGCGGTGCCCCCCAGAAGGCCATGATCGCATCGCCAATATACTTATCGAGCGTCCCTTTGTGGCTGTAGGCGATCTCGGCCATCACCCCAAAGTAGGTATTGAGGAGCTCGACCACCCGCTGCGCCGGTAGAGACTCTGAGATAGAGGTAAAGGAGCGAATATCGGAGAAGAAAATAGTTAACTGCTCGCGGTTACTGAGCGTTATCTCCTGCCGTAGCTGCTCATCATCTAGAATCTGATTGAGTGCCGCCGGCGAGAGGTAGCGGCCAAAGGTGGCGCGAACTCGCTGCCGTTCACGAATTTCGCTAAACGACAGATAAGCAAAACTGCTAAAAAAGGTGAGTAAAATAGCAATAATCGGCGTGGTAATATTGACCACCCAGTGGTAAGCAAACAGCAGTAACCCCAGCGCTCCCCAAAGGCTAATTAGCATCAGTGGCAGCAGGGTGCGCCCGGCCATGCGCTGCTGTAACAGTACCGCAGCTAGGGTCACAATAATGAACAGTAGGCTGATAAGGTAGGTCGCACCCACCGGTAGATGGTGCAGAAGGCTATCTTGTAACAGATTGCTCAATAGCGAGACATGCAGCATCACCCCCGGTGTTTTGGGGGAGAGGGGGGTCGCCTTTAGATCTTGCAGTCCGATAGCGCTCGCGCCGATAAAGACATATTTGCCGGCGAACTGATCGGGCATCACTTTGATCTGATCTAGTTTGCCTTGATAGAGCTGCTGAATCGATGCAAATACCCCGCCGGCCGAGTAGGCGGTGACCTTTTTTAGCTGCTTTATCATCACCCGACCGTCGCGATCGAGTGGTAGTGGGGGGAGTGATGAGTTGAGGCCAATGCGCTGCGACTGCTTGATCACCACCGTATTGGTGGGGATGAGCGGGGCAAGGCCGAGAGAGGCGAAAAGGTTGCCCTGATAGAGGTGGAAGGGGCGAATGCGACGATAGATGCCGTCAGCGTCGGGTTCGACCTCCACAATACCTAGCCCCTTAGCTGCCTGATAGAGTTCGGGATAGGGGTAGAGGGCGCTATTATTGCCGCGATCACTAAATCCTTGGTAGGCGAAGGCGTGCTGTGCCACCAGATCTTGTGGGAGTGGGTGGTGCAGCGTGTGTTGATCCTGACCCTCTAGCTCCTCACGAATAAATTGTAGTGCGTGATAGGTGATGCCGCTACTGGCGGTTGCCGCCG carries:
- a CDS encoding ADP-ribosylglycohydrolase family protein — translated: MNIRQRSRGLLLGLAVGDALGLPAEGLTARRIRKHCGGPWRHRFLFGHGMGSDDTEHASFVAQSLLVCGADAHAFAHRLGWCLRGWFIGLPAGIGLATLRACLKLWLGFPPARSGVFSAGNGPAMRVAPIGLRFAHEPDQLDACVAASTRLTHTDPKAMTGALAIARLSAWIVREDLQARPAATDFLALLHGCGDDADWQRCVSAIDEGLQNHLSVAEFAASLGLHTGVSGYMYHTVPVAVYAWYLHYGDFALSLESVLNCGGDTDTVGAIVGALAGAVTGEAGIPAPWRDGLWDWPRGVAFLTQLADALADVATTRQTRPAVRYVWPALLVRNAVFMVIVLAHGFYRLIP
- a CDS encoding adenylate/guanylate cyclase domain-containing protein → MRQLFKQRPLATTTIITALFGLTLLLDISGALNRLEYITFDLRTLYHQQQSEAHPDIVVIMIDEASLQTMNPLVGRFPWPRALYGDLIDYLVMGGAKAIIFDILFTENQQIINESLSSDDARLAAATASSGITYHALQFIREELEGQDQHTLHHPLPQDLVAQHAFAYQGFSDRGNNSALYPYPELYQAAKGLGIVEVEPDADGIYRRIRPFHLYQGNLFASLGLAPLIPTNTVVIKQSQRIGLNSSLPPLPLDRDGRVMIKQLKKVTAYSAGGVFASIQQLYQGKLDQIKVMPDQFAGKYVFIGASAIGLQDLKATPLSPKTPGVMLHVSLLSNLLQDSLLHHLPVGATYLISLLFIIVTLAAVLLQQRMAGRTLLPLMLISLWGALGLLLFAYHWVVNITTPIIAILLTFFSSFAYLSFSEIRERQRVRATFGRYLSPAALNQILDDEQLRQEITLSNREQLTIFFSDIRSFTSISESLPAQRVVELLNTYFGVMAEIAYSHKGTLDKYIGDAIMAFWGAPLQIEHHATECVSAALKMEQALIQVNQTLLDKGLPTIDVGMGIHTGEAILGNIGSEHKLDYTIIGDSVNLASRLEGLTKPYHCRIIISETTYLALSCFIPCAVIDMVRVKGKAHPIMIFAPLCPPDSDSETLNRATAIATHSHLCFKLYLEQQWQAAIEAYQQLPLPAYSQLMQERCHTFLQNPPEEGWDGVYNLTSK